Sequence from the Temnothorax longispinosus isolate EJ_2023e unplaced genomic scaffold, Tlon_JGU_v1 HiC_scaffold_42, whole genome shotgun sequence genome:
cggctgatcttactgattaaaacgagcataagtttaatgagattcgttaattaatttggctaaaatttgggaaaaaccGTTTCTAAGCAGGTTTTCAGGCAGCAAGCCTTATCTAACGCCGTTCCTTATCCGATCTGAACAAACTCAGTAGCAGGACGGATACGACGTGCGCATCAGCTGGTGGAAAAGTTGGACGAGTCGTCCAATGTTGGATAAATTGAAGGTCGATCTGATGATGAGACACGAGCTGCGAGTTGCCGAGGAGCAGCGTGAACTTAGCTTGAACAACTCGAAACGACGCGGAAAGAAAGTAAGAATCATGTCTTCTAGAAAAGAGTTGGATGCACATACAGATTTGATATAGTAATAGTATTTGTATCTATTTATGATCTTTTGATTGCAGGTGTCTGTAGATTTCAACGTGAGAGAATATTGTACGATGTGCGATCTGAATTTTTACGGAACCTTGTTTACGCATAGAAAGAGCGAAAAGCATCAACAATTGAAAACTTTTTTGCATCCCCGCTGCTTCCCTTGTCTAAAAGAATTCCCGTCTCGCATAGAATACGACGAGCACTGTTTAACACCCGCTCATATGAAGAATGCCGGAAGTGCGAGgaacaacaaaaaaaataaaaagaaaggtaatgaagaaagaagaatgaaagaaaatgtttgttttcgaaataatttcgaagagatttttaaattgataaattgtttttgtagACAAACTGGCAAAGGTAGAGAAGCTGAGGTTCGCACCGCGGAAGACGAGGAGAAAGATGTTTTTCATGACGCGAAGAACGAAAAAGAGGAGGATTCAGAGGAACAAGAATACATCACggatattatagaaaatataactgagaagaaattcaaaatatcaTCTTACAAATATTGACGTTAAAATCAGATCTTTATTGGTATggattatttaagaaaaattataagtttaattatgtaaaattaatttatatgaaaaaaaaaacattgcgcGTTCTCTTTGTACATGTATGCTATctttacaagaaattatatttatttaggtaAATCTATGGTCAAAGTATAGTATCCCGATCAAATTGGTTGAAAATTTAGTAGTTTTATTACGTATGTTTATGACGTCCTGATactatatttgtaatttgtaaagCCCTACAGgctttattttagttatagtACAGTACAGTGcagtattatttatagtatttacGCATACGCGCAGTAATTCTAAAGTACGtaaatacatgtaaatatagCTCCGCAATACTATAAATTAAGCATCGTTTTGGTCACGCGATTTTGTTAACGTCGTTAAATCaaacgtaatttatttaatcgcgCTAAATATCGAGgcatatatcaatatttttccacACACATAGAGTTAAAGTATTATTGCTTCAATTGTAATAGATTAAATCGGATAATCGATTAAAACAGATTATCATTGGCAATTATGAAACGAACAATAGGATTTCCGTGATAGAAAAAGTTGCCATCGTCATTGCGAGTTGTCCGACGAAAATGTTTACGTACTTATTTCCTTTTACGTTTCTTAGTCGATGTGATTTGCTAACTTACCTGGTTCAACTTGACTAGGATCGAGGAGGAGCGATATAGAGCGGCGTCTTGGCTAATCTCCACCTGACGTCTGTAATTTATTCGGATGTtgaattctttttttgtaactttctaTAGTGGATGTTGTTCTATTAAACGCCTTTTTCTATTCCCACTAACGGGATCAGCGGGGGTTAGCCAAGATGCGTTTTGCCCGTCCGAAACATATATCTTACGTGTCATCGCGTCCCTATAGATCTGCAGTACAATTCCTGCTTATACACATACTTATGACAGGTGTATGTGACTCAAAATGattcttatacattttatattaagcgAGTAGACCCATagcagaattaaatttttaacaacttgctttatatatttagataatatgtttaaaagttgaataaaattatacaagtaaaattaagaaagatttacaaaattcataaaaactttgatatttatgtattttttacagaatctcttattcttttattcgccctgctacttttctgtcaCTCCATGCTGTCGTTCTCTTGAAAAATCATTAGAGAAAGTGACTTGTTGTTGTCTCAAATAGTTCGACTGTACTGCGAAACCAGTAAAAGTGTCAAAATAAGTTTACGTAGcttcattaaataatatttatatcagaggtgagaaatttattattatctagaAAAGACCGAAAGAAAACgatttatacatacaaaatgttttaatattattagaaacttgaatataaaaataatccatAATCCATAAAATcctaaaaagttattataaagatcatacttaaaaaaatattatgatacaTAGAGTATATTATGAGAAGAAATACATCGGTTttcttaaacaaaaattaagtaaTCGATTagacagaaatattaaatatttagaaattatgatgtaatacttaaatttttcaagtatacatataaaaaagaagaatgtcTTTCTATACCAGtcacaaagagaaaaaaatggccAAATTCTCCACCGTGTTATCACcgtaatatcattttattgtcCAAGCAATGGCTGTTTGCCTCATGATTTCCTGGACTTTATCGTTGCCCACTCTCATATCCATTATTGATATACAAAAACAgcattaatcttttatacgGTTGTCTCGAATTTAAGTATTTATGCAgacaaatattgaataaaaaaaattagataatataaagcaaaaaaaagtaaaattgacgcaaataatttttattttacaattataatgacaatatatgttttcccaatttattttgcatttatttgaaaaagaatgCATTATACAAATAAGACATAAAGAGATTATAAAGGTAATCTTTGCAATATcaggatatatttttatagacatatatgtatatatgtatatatgtctataaaaatatatcctgATATTGCAAAGATTACCGCCTTATCATGTCCTTATATAACTGTTCTACAACACTGTTCTCGTTTATGTCTTCCACCAGTTCCTTGCCCTTATTGATTTTGTCCTTATCATAATGCTTGCGATTTCTCCTGCCTCCT
This genomic interval carries:
- the LOC139824526 gene encoding zinc finger protein on ecdysone puffs-like gives rise to the protein MLDKLKVDLMMRHELRVAEEQRELSLNNSKRRGKKVSVDFNVREYCTMCDLNFYGTLFTHRKSEKHQQLKTFLHPRCFPCLKEFPSRIEYDEHCLTPAHMKNAGSARNNKKNKKKDKLAKVEKLRFAPRKTRRKMFFMTRRTKKRRIQRNKNTSRIL